The sequence below is a genomic window from Streptosporangium lutulentum.
CGGTCGGCGGAGCGCCAGTTCACCTGTTCGCTTGCGATTTGCTCCGCGATGCGCTGTCGCGTGGCGTCGTCCGCGTCGGGCGCCAGCGCGTTGAACTCCTCGCTGACGGCGCCGGGCTCCGCGGCCACCATGATCAGCAGTTCCGATATCGCATCCTGGTCGTAGAGGCGTGTGCAGATGTGAAGGAGCGAGCGGTCGGCCTCGGAGAGTCGCGACGCGATGGGCTCGAACCCCTGGGGCGTGTCGACGGGCGCGCTGTCACGCAGGATCGCCGCGATGTCGGATCGGGCTCGCCGGAGGCGTTCGATGTCCGCCCGCAACTCCGCATCGAGGCCTCGCAGCGCATCCGTTGGGTCGGCGCCGTCCCCGCAGACCGCAGCGACCTGCGAGAGCGGTACGCCCAGCTCGGCAAGCCGCCGTACTCGCAGCAGGCAGACCAGATGGCGTACCTGGTATCGCTTGTACCCGTTGTATCTGCGCTGGGGCTCATCGAGCAGTCCGAGCGCATGGTAGTGCCGCACAGTGTTCACCGTCGTGCCCGCCAGGTCCGCAAGCTCACGCGTGCTCCACGTCACGGTCTCTCCTCTCCTCCTCGGGCGCGGAAGCCGAAGGGCGTGCCGTGCCAGAGCGCTCGCTGTTCGCGATGAGGAAGCACGAGATACTCCTTCGAGGTCTC
It includes:
- a CDS encoding MerR family transcriptional regulator → MTWSTRELADLAGTTVNTVRHYHALGLLDEPQRRYNGYKRYQVRHLVCLLRVRRLAELGVPLSQVAAVCGDGADPTDALRGLDAELRADIERLRRARSDIAAILRDSAPVDTPQGFEPIASRLSEADRSLLHICTRLYDQDAISELLIMVAAEPGAVSEEFNALAPDADDATRQRIAEQIASEQVNWRSADRPWLSDPARHLCNSEHVTRQTLTEALIELYNPAQREVLHRAGVAADEPLRAHTR